The Alistipes sp. ZOR0009 genome has a window encoding:
- the hisG gene encoding ATP phosphoribosyltransferase, with translation MRRLKVAIQKSGRLSEESFQLLKECGIRFESSSNSLIVPSRNFPLDVLYLRNSDIPQYLEDGVADVAIIGENTLVEAGRSIKNELQLGFSKCRVSIAIPKGESYSGIGDLNGKKLATSYPNTVNAFLLKSGIKAEIHQISGSVEIAPSLGLADAICDIVSSGSTLFTNGLKEVEVLFSSEACLASSPAIDQEAKAILNKLLFRVKSVMEARNKKYVLLNAPNEKIEQITSILPGMKSPSIIPLAQSGWSSLHSVIDESQFWEIIDQLKEAGAQGILIVPIEKMIL, from the coding sequence ATGCGCAGGTTAAAAGTAGCAATTCAAAAATCAGGTCGATTAAGCGAGGAGTCCTTTCAGCTTCTCAAGGAGTGCGGCATCCGCTTCGAAAGCTCATCGAACAGCCTCATTGTTCCAAGCCGCAACTTTCCGTTGGATGTTCTTTATCTACGGAATTCCGACATCCCCCAATATCTCGAAGATGGCGTGGCTGATGTTGCCATCATCGGGGAAAATACGCTCGTAGAGGCTGGGAGAAGTATCAAAAACGAGTTGCAGTTGGGGTTCTCAAAATGTAGAGTTTCCATTGCGATCCCCAAAGGGGAATCCTACAGCGGTATTGGAGATTTAAACGGCAAAAAGTTGGCCACCTCGTACCCAAATACCGTTAACGCCTTCCTTCTGAAAAGCGGCATTAAGGCCGAAATACACCAGATATCCGGTTCGGTAGAGATTGCGCCCAGCTTGGGCCTTGCCGATGCCATTTGCGATATTGTCAGCAGCGGGAGTACCCTTTTTACGAATGGCCTAAAGGAGGTAGAGGTGCTATTTTCCTCAGAGGCATGCCTCGCATCTTCTCCGGCAATCGATCAGGAGGCTAAGGCTATCCTTAACAAACTGCTATTCCGTGTAAAATCGGTGATGGAGGCACGTAACAAGAAGTATGTGCTGCTGAACGCCCCAAATGAGAAGATCGAGCAGATTACATCCATCCTTCCGGGCATGAAAAGCCCTTCAATTATTCCTTTAGCCCAATCAGGTTGGAGCTCGTTGCATTCCGTAATTGACGAAAGTCAGTTTTGGGAGATAATAGAC
- a CDS encoding SDR family NAD(P)-dependent oxidoreductase encodes MNIIVTGASKGIGFETTKAIAAAGDHTIVVIARDLDSLNKLKSACIHENVKARVLPLAFDLSNPEAVETDLIRQITALIPSVDVLINNAGSLINKPFADTQLTDIQQIFRTNYVAPSLLIKGLIPFFNRGAHVVSISSMGGVQGSVKFPGLSCYSSSKAAVATLTECLAEEYKEHGFRFNSLALGSVNTEMLQNAFPGYSAPVEPAEMGRFIADFALNSGRLFNGKILSVSSTTP; translated from the coding sequence ATGAATATTATTGTAACCGGTGCAAGCAAGGGTATTGGCTTTGAAACAACCAAGGCAATTGCTGCCGCAGGCGACCATACCATTGTGGTTATAGCCCGCGATTTGGACAGCCTTAATAAGCTCAAAAGCGCTTGCATCCACGAAAACGTTAAAGCAAGAGTTCTCCCGCTAGCATTCGATCTTTCGAATCCGGAGGCTGTTGAAACCGATTTGATAAGGCAAATCACCGCCCTTATCCCTTCGGTTGATGTGCTTATAAACAATGCGGGCTCCCTTATAAACAAACCATTTGCCGATACGCAGCTAACTGACATACAGCAAATATTTCGAACAAACTATGTAGCCCCTTCGCTGCTAATAAAAGGGCTCATTCCATTTTTTAATCGAGGCGCGCACGTTGTGAGCATCAGCAGCATGGGCGGCGTACAAGGAAGCGTGAAATTTCCTGGACTTTCGTGCTACAGCTCGTCAAAAGCGGCGGTTGCTACGCTTACCGAATGCCTGGCGGAGGAGTATAAGGAGCATGGATTTCGCTTTAACAGCCTAGCATTAGGTTCTGTGAACACCGAAATGCTTCAAAATGCGTTCCCCGGCTACTCGGCACCTGTTGAGCCTGCCGAAATGGGACGATTCATTGCCGACTTTGCGCTAAATAGCGGCCGATTGTTTAACGGTAAGATTCTTTCCGTTTCCTCCACCACCCCTTAA
- a CDS encoding peptidylprolyl isomerase, with protein MNITKDTVVSLTYQLTVEGNVIETVTAERPMEFVFGAGYLLPKFEENVNGLKIGDKFSFELKSDEAYGPKNADAIVELPKNIFEVEGEIDPQLLTVGNQIPMMDGEGHRMMGVVVEVKEEVVVMDFNHFLAGADLSFAGEVVGVREATEEELAHGHVHTAGGCGEGCGCGDGGCDDEGCGSGCNC; from the coding sequence ATGAATATTACTAAGGACACCGTAGTTTCTTTGACCTATCAGCTAACTGTTGAAGGGAACGTAATTGAAACAGTTACTGCTGAGAGACCAATGGAATTCGTATTTGGTGCTGGATACCTGCTTCCTAAATTTGAGGAGAACGTAAACGGTCTAAAGATCGGTGATAAGTTCAGCTTCGAGCTAAAGAGCGATGAGGCTTATGGTCCAAAGAATGCAGACGCAATTGTTGAGTTACCTAAAAATATTTTCGAAGTTGAAGGCGAAATCGATCCACAGCTTCTTACTGTAGGCAACCAAATTCCTATGATGGATGGCGAAGGTCACCGCATGATGGGTGTTGTTGTTGAAGTTAAGGAAGAAGTTGTTGTAATGGACTTCAACCACTTCCTTGCTGGTGCCGATCTAAGCTTCGCTGGCGAAGTTGTAGGTGTTCGTGAGGCTACTGAAGAGGAGCTAGCTCACGGTCATGTTCACACCGCTGGTGGTTGTGGCGAAGGCTGTGGTTGTGGCGACGGTGGCTGCGACGACGAAGGTTGCGGAAGCGGTTGTAACTGCTAA
- a CDS encoding glycoside hydrolase family 125 protein, whose amino-acid sequence MLFSGAVSAQDFPKVRVDENQRNFSSKAIESKITQMQGAIADKELAWMFGNCFPNTLDRTVEHTIKNGKPNTFVITGDIHAMWLRDCTAQVWPYMPFMKQDSKLQEVIAGVINRQVECVLIDPYANAFNMNKEGSYWESDNTAMKPELHERKWEIDGLCYVVRLSYNYWKQTGDTKYFDADWQKAMKLIVSTFREQQRKDSKGPYRFTRKTETATDTQFGAGYGNPVKYTGLICSMFRPSDDATIYPYLIPSNAFAVVSLRELAEMSTKIMKDAKFAAECTAFANEVDAAIQKNAIVNHPKYGKIYAFEVDGFGNYLMMDDANVPSLLALPYLGYVDVNNKIYQNTRRFVLSTDNPYFFKGKYAEGIGGPHVGLDMIWPMAIIMRALTSTDKQEIEMCIKQLKHTHAGTGFMHETFHKDKPENFTRSWFAWANTLFGELLIKVNKEHPELLKKQY is encoded by the coding sequence ATGCTCTTCTCGGGTGCTGTATCGGCACAGGATTTTCCCAAAGTACGTGTCGATGAAAACCAAAGGAACTTTTCGAGTAAGGCAATTGAGAGCAAAATTACCCAGATGCAGGGCGCTATTGCCGATAAGGAGCTGGCGTGGATGTTTGGCAACTGTTTTCCTAACACCTTGGATAGAACGGTAGAGCATACCATTAAGAATGGAAAGCCTAACACGTTTGTTATTACTGGCGATATCCATGCGATGTGGCTCCGCGACTGTACGGCGCAGGTTTGGCCTTACATGCCCTTTATGAAGCAGGATAGCAAGCTTCAGGAGGTTATTGCAGGGGTTATCAACCGTCAGGTGGAGTGTGTGCTTATCGATCCTTACGCCAACGCCTTTAACATGAACAAGGAGGGAAGCTACTGGGAGAGCGATAACACGGCCATGAAGCCCGAATTGCACGAGCGCAAGTGGGAAATTGATGGACTTTGCTACGTTGTTCGTTTAAGCTACAACTACTGGAAGCAAACAGGCGATACCAAATATTTTGATGCCGACTGGCAAAAGGCAATGAAGCTTATTGTAAGCACATTCCGCGAGCAGCAACGCAAGGACAGCAAGGGACCTTACCGTTTTACCCGCAAAACGGAAACCGCAACCGATACCCAGTTTGGCGCAGGCTATGGCAATCCCGTTAAGTACACCGGTTTGATCTGCTCCATGTTTCGTCCATCCGACGATGCAACCATTTACCCCTACCTAATCCCTTCTAACGCTTTTGCGGTGGTATCGCTGCGCGAACTGGCCGAAATGTCGACCAAAATAATGAAGGATGCTAAGTTTGCAGCCGAGTGTACCGCTTTTGCAAACGAGGTGGATGCGGCAATTCAAAAAAATGCCATTGTAAACCATCCTAAGTACGGTAAAATCTATGCCTTCGAGGTAGATGGCTTTGGAAACTACCTGATGATGGATGATGCCAACGTTCCTTCGTTGCTTGCCCTTCCATATCTTGGCTATGTTGACGTTAATAATAAGATTTACCAAAATACGCGCAGGTTCGTTCTTAGCACCGATAACCCATACTTCTTTAAAGGAAAGTATGCCGAAGGTATTGGAGGTCCACACGTAGGGCTAGACATGATTTGGCCAATGGCAATTATCATGCGTGCGCTTACAAGTACCGATAAGCAGGAGATAGAGATGTGCATTAAGCAGCTGAAGCATACCCATGCAGGCACTGGCTTTATGCACGAGACATTCCACAAGGATAAGCCAGAGAACTTTACCCGTTCGTGGTTTGCTTGGGCCAATACCCTATTTGGAGAGCTACTTATAAAGGTAAATAAGGAGCATCCAGAGCTGCTGAAGAAGCAATACTAA
- a CDS encoding family 16 glycosylhydrolase yields the protein MQKQLTAIGVVFLLFGANALFAQQANELPAKPAKHSWKLLWSDEFKKSGLPDSTIWGYEVGYIRNKEAQYYTYRRPENVRVEDGTLIIESRKEEYKDFHYTSGSINTLDRRSFTGDFRVEVRAKLPQGKGIWPAIWMMGVNRKELGWPRCSELDVMEFVGHTPNTVYATMHWADSTINLGTKSKGEKTVVADLHNTYHVYALERVGNMIYAYIDEQCYLQFEVPKTVYKGSFTSPLYLLLNTAVGGSWGGPIDDSIMPQKFVIDYVRAYRPKSKGLFSRFF from the coding sequence ATGCAAAAGCAACTAACTGCTATTGGCGTTGTTTTCCTGCTATTTGGAGCGAATGCGCTCTTTGCACAGCAGGCGAACGAGCTGCCTGCCAAGCCAGCTAAGCATTCCTGGAAGCTTCTTTGGTCCGACGAGTTTAAGAAGTCTGGTTTGCCCGATTCCACCATTTGGGGATACGAGGTGGGCTATATTCGCAATAAGGAGGCGCAGTACTACACCTACCGTCGTCCCGAGAATGTGCGGGTGGAGGATGGAACGCTTATTATTGAATCCCGTAAGGAGGAGTATAAGGATTTTCACTACACCTCGGGAAGCATCAACACGCTAGATAGGCGTTCTTTTACTGGCGACTTCAGGGTGGAGGTGCGCGCAAAGCTTCCTCAAGGTAAAGGAATCTGGCCTGCCATCTGGATGATGGGGGTAAACCGCAAGGAGCTTGGATGGCCGCGCTGTAGCGAGCTCGATGTAATGGAATTTGTAGGCCATACGCCTAATACCGTTTATGCAACGATGCACTGGGCCGACTCTACCATCAATCTAGGAACAAAAAGCAAGGGAGAGAAGACCGTTGTAGCCGATTTGCACAATACGTATCACGTTTACGCCTTGGAGCGAGTTGGAAACATGATTTACGCCTACATCGATGAGCAGTGCTACCTGCAGTTTGAGGTTCCTAAAACCGTTTATAAGGGCTCGTTTACAAGCCCACTCTACCTGCTGCTAAATACGGCAGTTGGTGGCAGCTGGGGAGGTCCTATCGACGATTCGATTATGCCTCAAAAGTTTGTAATAGACTACGTACGGGCCTATCGCCCCAAGTCTAAAGGTCTATTCTCACGATTTTTTTAG